A window of Haloarcula marismortui ATCC 43049 genomic DNA:
TGGTCGGCGCAGTCGTCGTCGAATAACGGATAGCTGTCTGGCAGATTTTATCGTGTTACCAGCGTGGAGCGACTGGTGACGTACAGCGAATACGCGATGACGGCGAAGCCGACCGCGGTGAGCGCGTTCTCGAAAATCAGTGCGGCATCGGTGGGTAAACCGAACAGCTGGTCCGCGACGCCAGCGATGAGCGACCCGACAGTAATGGTCGCGAATCCGACGGCGAGATACGTGAGCCCGGTCGCCCTCGTTGTCAACGCTGCGCGAGCAGCGAAGTAGGTGATGAGCCCGCCAAGTAACACTGTTACCGTCTTGAATCCGATGACGATGAGTGGGATATCTCCGTTCATAGTTCCTCGCTGACGCGCGACCACAGGAGTGCGAGCCGGTCGCTTGGCCGCTCCTCGGCAGGCAGCACGTCGACCTCGAACGCGCCATCGGCGTCGATCCCGACGAACACCCCGTCACAGTCCCGAATGTACGCCGTCGCGTGATGACCGTCGGCACGCACCTCTGTTTCCTCAGCGACCAGCTCGGCCTCGCTCAACTGCTCGAGCTTCCGGTAGGTGCTTGTCTGGGGCAGGTCACAGACCGAGGCAACCTCTTTGGCTGGCAACGGCTCGTCGAGCACCCTGAGGATGTCGCGACAGTCAGGGTCGGCGAGGGCGTCGAACAGCGCCTGTGTCTCGCTCGCGTCGTTGTATGCCACGGAGGGGCCCTCTCAGGGGACGGGTGGAAGTGGTTCTGCGGACGGTTCGGTCTCGATATGACGGGGCATCGACGTGAAACCTGTGGGATATTGTTCCCACGGTGTCCTGCGGTACCCCGGCAGCCGCTCCCAGTCAGTGTCGGGAATATAAACCACCCTCAGATAAAGGGCGACTGTTTGTTTCCAGAATCTGGAAAGGGCACACCGACTTTTCTATCATCGAAAAATAACGACTAGCTTGCTATGCAACGGCCCTCCACTCGCAGACAGTTTCTTACAGGCACAGGGGTAGCAGCGCTTGCCATTACCGCCGGGTGCGTGTCCTCGGGAAGTAGTTCAGAACCAGCGGCCGAAACCGGAACCGGAACTGAAACCGCGACGGAAACTGCGACCCCAACCGCGACGCCTGAATCGACGCCCGAGTCGCTTGACGACTGGCTTGATGATGCCAACGGCTACGACGGCGAGCCCCGCAGGTTCGGCCCCGAGTCTCGGCCAACGGTCTGGGTTGGGCAGGAGATGGACGGCGGACTGGCGTTCGACCCGCCTGTCATTGAAATCCCACCGATGACGACAGTTCGGTGGGACTGGACTGGGCACGGCGGCCAGCAGAACATCGTCGCGCTTGATGGCACCTTCGACAGCGGCCGGACAAACGCGCAGGCCGGAACAATGTATCACTACTTTTTCGAGGAGACCGGCGAGTATCGCTACGTCTCCGAACCCAATCGTGACGGTGGCATGAAAGGTGCGATTATTGTGAAAGAGCCACCGTCTTCGGGTAACGACACTGTTGATGAATGGCTCGCAGCGGCGAGTAACTTCGACGGCACCATTGTCGACCGCACCGACACTGACACTGCAACTGTTACCGCCGGTGTGGAAGGGAATGGTGGGAAGTTCGCGTTCGGCCCCCCGGCGCTGAAGATCTCGACCGAGACGACCGTCCGCTGGGAGTGGACCGGCGAGGGAGGGCCACACAACATCGTCTCAAAAGGCGATGGCCCGCTCAACTCGGAACTCGTCGCCGAGGAAGGAAACACCTACGAGCACACCTTCGCGGAAACCGGGACCTACCTGTACTCCTGTAAACCGCATAAGGGCCTGGGGATGAGAGGCGCGGTCGTCGTGGAATAACTACCGAACTAGTGTGGCAGCCGCCTACGGAATCTTGACGCTGTGTTTGAGCGTGCCGATACCTTCGATTTCGACTTCGACTTCGTCGCCGTCTTCCATCGGTCCGACCCCTTCAGGGGTCCCCGTGGCGATGACATCGCCCGGTTCCAGCGTCATGTACGACGTTATTTCGGCGATTAGTTCGGGGACAGAGAAGATGAGGTGCTCGCGGGAGGAGGACTGCTTCGTCTCGCCGTTGAGACGGAGTTCGATACTGGCGTCTTCCGGAACGTGCTCTGGCGTGGCCACGAGCGGGCCGATTGGACACGCGTTGTCGAAGGCCTTCCCGCGGACCCAGTTCTGCTCCCGTCGCTGGTCGTCACGGTTGGAGATGTCGTTGACGCAGGTGTAGCCCGCGACGACGTCCATCGCCCCCGATTCGCTGACGTTCCGACACTGCTCGCCGATGACGACGCCGAGTTCAGCCTCGTAGTCGATGCGTTCCTTCCCCGAGGGCATCGTGAGGTGCTTGCCGTGGGACGCGACGGCGTTCGGGGCTTTGAGAAACAGCATCGGCCGGTCCGGAAGCTCCGAGTCCATCTCCTCGGCGTGGTCGGCGTAGTTGCGCCCGATACAGACGACTTTCGTCGGCTCGCAAGGCGGGAGGATGTCCACCTCGTCGGGGTCGTAAGACTCGTCGCCAAAGGCAATACGGCCGTACGGTCCGGCGGCGGCGGTGACGACGGGCTCGCCGTCCTCGACGGTCCAGCGACCGCCGCGAACGTTCCCCCCAGTATCACGGAATCGAACGCGCTTCATGTCACCGTTCTCTCAGGGCCGACGGATAAGCGTTTAGGAGGGGGAAACCGGACTACAGCGGGCTATTCGACGGTTGTCTACCCGACCATCGTCACCTGCGGTGTCGCGGCGAGCAGGCGTGTGACCGAACGGCTTTTGAGACGGGACGGGCTACGCTGGGCCGATGAACGTCCTCGTCGTTGGTGCCGGCGCGATGGGCCAGTGGTTCGCACGCACAGTCCGGACCCACGCCGACGCGGCCGTCGCCTTTACCGACGTCGACCAGTCGGCTGCTGAAGCTGCTGCAAACGCGGTCGGCGGGCGCGCTGTCGCCAGCGACGCGGCCGAGACTTTCGATGTTGTCTGTATCGCAGTGCCGATGCCTGTCGCCGAGACGGCTATCGACGAGTTCGCGCCGTGTGCCACGGACGCAATCGTTGACGTAACGGGGAGCATGGCAGGCCCCATCGCAGCAATGCGGGACGCGATGCCCGATGGCCAGCGACTCAGCCTGCACCCACTGTTTGCCCCCGAGAACGCGCCCGGCAACGTCGCTGTCGTCGCTGACGCGTTGGGACCCGATGCTACTGCCGTCGTCGACGCAATCGCTGCAGCCGGAAACAACTGCTTCGAGACGACGGTGTCGGAACACGACGAAGCCATGGAAACGGTACAGGCCAGCGCTCACGCCGCCGTACTCGCGTTCGCGATGGCCGCCGCGGACGTGCCCGACCAGTTTCAGACGCCGATTTCGGCCGGCCTGTTCGACCTTGTCGAGCAGGTGACCGGCGGCGACTCGCGGGTGTACGCCGATATCCAGCGGACATTCGACGGCGCGGACGCGGTCGCCGACGCCGCTAGCGAACTCGCCGACGCCGACGCAGATACTTTTGAGCGGCTCTACGAGCAACTCTCATGAACCAGGACACACGCCAGCAGATACGCGACAACGCCCAGTACCTCCGGAACGTCCGACCGCTGGACCCCGAGGAGCTACACGAATACGTCGAGGGCCAGCCCCACCCCGCCGTCGTCAAGCAGGTGCTCCGAGAGGAGGCATTCGACCTTGGCATCGTCGAGCAGGATGACGGGACCTTCGTGCCGGCACCAGAGGGCCGGCTTTCAGTAGATTTCGACGGCGTCGAGCGGTTCCCCGACAGCTACGAACAGCAGGTCATCGACCTGCTGACAGAGTGGGGCGGGCTGGAGTGGCACAGCGGCGACAGCGGTGACGAACTCAGGGAGCGCATCCGCGACATCAAAGAGCGGTATCTGCAGGGCCAGGCCGTCGAATACGACGAACTGACCGCGCTGGGCTACGCCGTCTACCACCTCCCGGACTACTACGCCGTGGCGAAGTACGTCCTTGCGGACCTCGCCGCCGACGGCCTGCTCCCGTCACAGCTTCGAGTGCTGGACGTGGGGGCCGGTGTCGGCGGCCCGGCGGTCGCCCTGCGCGACCTGCTTCCGGACGACGCGCTGCTCGACTACCACGCGGTCGAACCGAGCGCCGCCGCGGACGTGCTGGAACATCTGCTGGAGGACAGCGGCCAGAACGTCCGCTGGGAGATTCACCGGGCACTCGCCGAGGAGTTCGACCCGTCGTCGCCGCTTGTCGGCGACGACAGCGGTAGTGGGGCCGGAGACGGGGACAGCGGTAGCGACGACAGCACCGACGAGGGATACGACCTCATCATCTTCGGCAACGTCCTCAGCGAACTCGACGACGCGGCGGCGACCCTCTACCGGTACGTCGAGGCGCTTGCCGACGACGGGACGTTGCTGGCGCTGGCCCCCGCCGACCGGAACACGGCCATACAGCTCCGAACTGTCGA
This region includes:
- a CDS encoding DUF7521 family protein, yielding MNGDIPLIVIGFKTVTVLLGGLITYFAARAALTTRATGLTYLAVGFATITVGSLIAGVADQLFGLPTDAALIFENALTAVGFAVIAYSLYVTSRSTLVTR
- a CDS encoding winged helix-turn-helix domain-containing protein encodes the protein MAYNDASETQALFDALADPDCRDILRVLDEPLPAKEVASVCDLPQTSTYRKLEQLSEAELVAEETEVRADGHHATAYIRDCDGVFVGIDADGAFEVDVLPAEERPSDRLALLWSRVSEEL
- a CDS encoding halocyanin domain-containing protein, which gives rise to MSSGSSSEPAAETGTGTETATETATPTATPESTPESLDDWLDDANGYDGEPRRFGPESRPTVWVGQEMDGGLAFDPPVIEIPPMTTVRWDWTGHGGQQNIVALDGTFDSGRTNAQAGTMYHYFFEETGEYRYVSEPNRDGGMKGAIIVKEPPSSGNDTVDEWLAAASNFDGTIVDRTDTDTATVTAGVEGNGGKFAFGPPALKISTETTVRWEWTGEGGPHNIVSKGDGPLNSELVAEEGNTYEHTFAETGTYLYSCKPHKGLGMRGAVVVE
- a CDS encoding fumarylacetoacetate hydrolase family protein; protein product: MKRVRFRDTGGNVRGGRWTVEDGEPVVTAAAGPYGRIAFGDESYDPDEVDILPPCEPTKVVCIGRNYADHAEEMDSELPDRPMLFLKAPNAVASHGKHLTMPSGKERIDYEAELGVVIGEQCRNVSESGAMDVVAGYTCVNDISNRDDQRREQNWVRGKAFDNACPIGPLVATPEHVPEDASIELRLNGETKQSSSREHLIFSVPELIAEITSYMTLEPGDVIATGTPEGVGPMEDGDEVEVEIEGIGTLKHSVKIP
- a CDS encoding prephenate dehydrogenase/arogenate dehydrogenase family protein; its protein translation is MNVLVVGAGAMGQWFARTVRTHADAAVAFTDVDQSAAEAAANAVGGRAVASDAAETFDVVCIAVPMPVAETAIDEFAPCATDAIVDVTGSMAGPIAAMRDAMPDGQRLSLHPLFAPENAPGNVAVVADALGPDATAVVDAIAAAGNNCFETTVSEHDEAMETVQASAHAAVLAFAMAAADVPDQFQTPISAGLFDLVEQVTGGDSRVYADIQRTFDGADAVADAASELADADADTFERLYEQLS
- a CDS encoding small ribosomal subunit Rsm22 family protein, translating into MNQDTRQQIRDNAQYLRNVRPLDPEELHEYVEGQPHPAVVKQVLREEAFDLGIVEQDDGTFVPAPEGRLSVDFDGVERFPDSYEQQVIDLLTEWGGLEWHSGDSGDELRERIRDIKERYLQGQAVEYDELTALGYAVYHLPDYYAVAKYVLADLAADGLLPSQLRVLDVGAGVGGPAVALRDLLPDDALLDYHAVEPSAAADVLEHLLEDSGQNVRWEIHRALAEEFDPSSPLVGDDSGSGAGDGDSGSDDSTDEGYDLIIFGNVLSELDDAAATLYRYVEALADDGTLLALAPADRNTAIQLRTVEREVADGGPATVYGPTVRLWPHQSPNSESWSFDRKPDIEVPTMQQRLDDPAGGTGEFVNTDVQFAYSVLRTDGKRVHDVTPDRGIHAPMADAENYVTDRVNFLGVKLSHDLAEREGANPLYLLGDGSQQVDHFAVLTEASILNEDLRKADYGDLLSFENALVLWNDDEEAYNVVVDGETVIDRAR